From Strigops habroptila isolate Jane chromosome 1, bStrHab1.2.pri, whole genome shotgun sequence, a single genomic window includes:
- the RPL15 gene encoding 60S ribosomal protein L15 — MGAYKYIQELWRKKQSDVMRFLLRVRCWQYRQLSALHRAPRPTRPDKARRLGYKAKQGYVIYRVRVRRGGRKRPVPKGATYGKPVHHGVNQLKFARSLQSVAEERAGRHCGALRVLNSYWVGEDSTYKFFEVILIDPFHKTIRRNPDTQWITKPVHKHREMRGLTSAGRKSRGLGKGHKFHHTIGGSRRAAWRRRNTLQLHRYR; from the exons ATGGGTGCCTACAAGTACATCCAGGAGCTATGGAGGAAAAAGCAGTCGGACGTGATGCGGTTCCTCCTGCGTGTCCGCTGTTGGCAGTACCGCCAGCTCTCTGCCTTGCACCGGGCGCCCCGGCCCACCCGACCAGACAAAGCTCGCAGGCTGGGATATAAGGCCAAGCAAG GTTATGTTATCTACCGTGTCCGTGTTCGCCGTGGTGGTCGTAAGCGCCCAGTCCCGAAAGGTGCAACCTACGGTAAACCTGTGCATCATGGTGTTAACCAGCTGAAGTTTGCCCGGAGTCTTCAGTCCGTAGCAGAG GAACGTGCTGGCCGTCACTGTGGGGCTCTCAGAGTCTTGAACTCTTATTGGGTCGGTGAAGATTCCACGTACAAGTTTTTTGAAGTGATCCTGATCGATCCCTTCCACAAGACCATCAGGCGCAACCCTGACACCCAATGGATCACCAAGCCCGTCCACAAGCACAGGGAGATGCGCGGGCTGACATCAGCCGGGCGGAAGAGTCGTGGCCTTGGCAAGGGCCACAAGTTCCACCACACCATTGGTGGCTCACGTCGTGCTGCCTGGAGGAGACGCAATACCCTGCAGCTGCACCGCTACCGTTAA
- the NKIRAS1 gene encoding NF-kappa-B inhibitor-interacting Ras-like protein 1 isoform X2 produces MFKKKQTQKSLEEGATMEDVYLASVETDRGVKEQLRLYDTRGLQEGVEVPKHYFSVADGFILVYAVTSLEAFQRVELLKKEIDVFRDKKEVTVIVLGNKTDLVDQRQVETEAAQQWARAEKVRLWEVTVTDRKTLLEPFTFLASKLSQSQNKSTFPLPGRKSKGNNCDN; encoded by the exons atgtttaaaaagaaacaaacacagaaaa GCTTAGAAGAGGGTGCCACGATGGAAGATGTGTATTTGGCATCGGTGGAGACAGACCGAGGCGTGAAGGAACAGTTACGGCTTTATGACACCAGGGGTCTGCAGGAGGGCGTAGAAGTGCCAAAGCACTATTTCTCTGTTGCTGATGGCTTCATTCTCGTGTATGCTGTGACCAGCCTCGAAGCTTTCCAAAGAGTGGAACTGCTCAAAAAGGAGATTGACGTTTTTAGAGACAAAAAGGAG gTAACAGTTATTGTCTTGGGAAACAAAACTGACCTCGTGGACCAAAGGCAAgtggaaacagaagcagcacagcaatggGCAAGGGCTGAGAAAGTGAGACTGTGGGAAGTGACTGTGACAGATCGGAAAACGCTGCTTGAGCCCTTCACCTTCTTAGCTAGCAAACTCTCCCAGTCCCAGAACAAATCAACATTTCCCTTGCCtggaaggaagagcaaagggAATAACTGTGATAACTAA
- the NKIRAS1 gene encoding NF-kappa-B inhibitor-interacting Ras-like protein 1 isoform X3, with protein sequence MEDVYLASVETDRGVKEQLRLYDTRGLQEGVEVPKHYFSVADGFILVYAVTSLEAFQRVELLKKEIDVFRDKKEVTVIVLGNKTDLVDQRQVETEAAQQWARAEKVRLWEVTVTDRKTLLEPFTFLASKLSQSQNKSTFPLPGRKSKGNNCDN encoded by the exons ATGGAAGATGTGTATTTGGCATCGGTGGAGACAGACCGAGGCGTGAAGGAACAGTTACGGCTTTATGACACCAGGGGTCTGCAGGAGGGCGTAGAAGTGCCAAAGCACTATTTCTCTGTTGCTGATGGCTTCATTCTCGTGTATGCTGTGACCAGCCTCGAAGCTTTCCAAAGAGTGGAACTGCTCAAAAAGGAGATTGACGTTTTTAGAGACAAAAAGGAG gTAACAGTTATTGTCTTGGGAAACAAAACTGACCTCGTGGACCAAAGGCAAgtggaaacagaagcagcacagcaatggGCAAGGGCTGAGAAAGTGAGACTGTGGGAAGTGACTGTGACAGATCGGAAAACGCTGCTTGAGCCCTTCACCTTCTTAGCTAGCAAACTCTCCCAGTCCCAGAACAAATCAACATTTCCCTTGCCtggaaggaagagcaaagggAATAACTGTGATAACTAA
- the NKIRAS1 gene encoding NF-kappa-B inhibitor-interacting Ras-like protein 1 isoform X1: MGKGYKVVVCGMASVGKTAILEQLLYGKHTVGLEEGATMEDVYLASVETDRGVKEQLRLYDTRGLQEGVEVPKHYFSVADGFILVYAVTSLEAFQRVELLKKEIDVFRDKKEVTVIVLGNKTDLVDQRQVETEAAQQWARAEKVRLWEVTVTDRKTLLEPFTFLASKLSQSQNKSTFPLPGRKSKGNNCDN; the protein is encoded by the exons ATGGGAAAGGGCTACAAGGTGGTGGTGTGTGGAATGGCCTCGGTGGGAAAGACTGCGATTTTGGAGCAGCTTCTCTATGGAAAGCACACTGTTG GCTTAGAAGAGGGTGCCACGATGGAAGATGTGTATTTGGCATCGGTGGAGACAGACCGAGGCGTGAAGGAACAGTTACGGCTTTATGACACCAGGGGTCTGCAGGAGGGCGTAGAAGTGCCAAAGCACTATTTCTCTGTTGCTGATGGCTTCATTCTCGTGTATGCTGTGACCAGCCTCGAAGCTTTCCAAAGAGTGGAACTGCTCAAAAAGGAGATTGACGTTTTTAGAGACAAAAAGGAG gTAACAGTTATTGTCTTGGGAAACAAAACTGACCTCGTGGACCAAAGGCAAgtggaaacagaagcagcacagcaatggGCAAGGGCTGAGAAAGTGAGACTGTGGGAAGTGACTGTGACAGATCGGAAAACGCTGCTTGAGCCCTTCACCTTCTTAGCTAGCAAACTCTCCCAGTCCCAGAACAAATCAACATTTCCCTTGCCtggaaggaagagcaaagggAATAACTGTGATAACTAA